From Frateuria aurantia DSM 6220, one genomic window encodes:
- a CDS encoding TonB-dependent receptor plug domain-containing protein → MAVINGTRQLLAVAVAMSLQAPLWAQSASSDTGAAVASAKPAPASRKLETVIVTGTRADNRTESSSLTPIDVVSAKLLQQTGTTELTTALSRIIPSLNFPRPSGGDMADQQRSVQLRGLSPDQVLVLVDGKRWHPGALIATSGVIGRGAQAVDLNTIPMAAIDHVEVLRDGASAQYGTDAIAGVINIILKKGAKGGVVESTFGEYYKGDGRQWQGDANFGIPLNDDKGWLRFTLQSGNNDYTNRARYELTAPYEKGQRFGDPASHNQNVFINGQYDFSPHVQGYLEAHYSHRNTTSAAFFRDTASGNAALSMYPNGYLPLEQGQSIDQSLLAGLRGTVGNGWHWDLSGSYGGNRVSYSTINSVNLAWLHDYGSSPTRFHDGILAAAQESANLDISKGLDLSWLPNPVTLAFGAQYLRQSYSIKSGDLDSYYTGTSGAAGGAQGFGGFQPADAGSWARNDFSEYINAETNLTDKFGTSLSLRHENYSDFGGATIGSGAFRYDFTDRFALRASVSNGFRAPSLAQQHYAYTSSSYYGPGNSIGVTPGIYDSALVSPTSQVGRLLGGQALKPEHSRNYTFGAVWNPLDALNLSADIYQISISNRVVLSNPLGTTSAVVRDYLSTHGVTDANYSGVTYFTNAGNTQTRGIDLVAGYLFDFGSAGNLQANLSYNYNQNKVTRVYGNPSVLDQLGVNLQRIGRRDIKGLLANSTPRSKLVLNGSYNVGNWAFNASVTRYGQFTSFSSTSYIYDQIYGAAWITDLSASYHLGGWTFTAGADNAMNHYPDGVNKINNYGSNKGTMPYSLFSPYGFNGGYYYTRIAYRW, encoded by the coding sequence ATGGCTGTAATCAATGGAACGCGGCAGCTGCTGGCTGTCGCCGTGGCGATGAGCCTGCAGGCTCCGCTGTGGGCGCAGAGCGCCTCAAGCGACACGGGGGCCGCTGTGGCGTCTGCGAAGCCGGCCCCGGCATCGCGGAAGCTGGAGACGGTGATCGTCACCGGCACGCGAGCCGACAATCGCACCGAAAGCAGCTCGCTGACCCCGATCGATGTGGTTTCGGCGAAGCTGTTGCAGCAGACCGGCACCACCGAGCTGACGACGGCCTTGTCGCGGATCATTCCTTCGCTCAATTTTCCGCGGCCCTCGGGTGGCGATATGGCCGATCAGCAGCGTTCGGTGCAGCTGCGCGGGCTTTCGCCGGATCAGGTGCTGGTATTGGTGGACGGCAAGCGTTGGCACCCCGGTGCCTTGATCGCGACCAGCGGCGTGATCGGTCGTGGTGCCCAGGCGGTGGATCTGAACACCATTCCCATGGCGGCCATCGATCATGTCGAGGTGCTGCGTGACGGGGCCTCTGCACAATACGGTACGGATGCCATCGCCGGCGTGATCAATATCATCCTGAAGAAGGGGGCCAAAGGCGGTGTGGTCGAGAGCACCTTCGGCGAGTACTACAAGGGCGACGGGCGGCAGTGGCAGGGCGATGCCAACTTCGGCATTCCGCTGAATGACGACAAAGGCTGGCTGCGTTTCACTTTGCAGAGCGGCAACAACGACTATACCAACCGTGCCCGTTACGAGCTGACCGCGCCCTACGAGAAAGGGCAGCGCTTCGGCGATCCCGCCTCGCACAACCAGAATGTGTTTATCAACGGACAGTACGACTTCAGTCCGCATGTGCAGGGCTATCTTGAGGCCCACTATTCGCATCGCAATACCACTTCGGCGGCGTTCTTCAGGGATACGGCCAGCGGGAATGCCGCTCTGTCGATGTATCCCAACGGATATCTCCCGCTGGAACAGGGGCAGTCCATCGATCAGTCGCTTCTTGCCGGCTTGCGAGGCACGGTCGGCAATGGCTGGCATTGGGATCTGAGTGGCAGTTACGGCGGCAACCGGGTCTCTTACAGCACGATCAATTCGGTGAACCTGGCCTGGCTGCATGATTACGGCAGCAGTCCGACGCGTTTTCACGACGGCATTCTGGCAGCGGCCCAGGAGTCGGCCAATCTGGACATCAGCAAGGGTCTGGATCTGAGCTGGTTGCCGAATCCGGTCACACTGGCTTTCGGCGCTCAGTATCTGCGGCAGAGCTACAGCATCAAATCTGGTGACCTGGATTCGTACTATACCGGCACCTCAGGCGCGGCTGGTGGCGCGCAAGGTTTTGGTGGCTTTCAACCGGCCGATGCCGGCTCCTGGGCGCGCAATGATTTTTCGGAATATATCAATGCCGAAACCAATCTGACTGACAAGTTTGGTACCTCGTTGTCATTGCGTCATGAAAACTATAGTGATTTTGGCGGCGCGACCATCGGTTCCGGCGCTTTCCGCTATGACTTTACTGATCGTTTCGCTTTGCGGGCCAGTGTCTCCAATGGCTTTCGAGCGCCGTCCCTGGCTCAGCAGCACTATGCTTATACCTCGTCCAGCTATTATGGTCCGGGCAACTCGATTGGTGTGACGCCCGGCATTTACGACAGTGCCCTGGTCTCGCCGACCAGCCAGGTGGGGCGCTTGCTCGGGGGGCAGGCGCTGAAGCCCGAGCATTCGCGCAATTACACCTTCGGCGCGGTCTGGAATCCGCTGGATGCGCTGAATCTGAGTGCTGACATATATCAGATAAGCATCAGCAACCGGGTCGTGCTCTCCAATCCGCTGGGCACGACTTCGGCGGTGGTTCGTGATTATCTCTCCACCCATGGCGTGACCGATGCCAATTACAGCGGAGTGACCTATTTTACCAATGCCGGCAATACCCAGACCCGAGGTATTGATCTGGTGGCCGGCTATCTTTTTGATTTCGGAAGTGCAGGCAATCTGCAGGCCAATCTGAGTTACAACTACAACCAGAACAAGGTGACCCGTGTCTACGGCAATCCGTCCGTACTGGATCAGTTGGGAGTAAATCTGCAGCGTATTGGGCGTAGAGATATCAAGGGCTTGTTGGCGAACAGTACTCCGCGCAGCAAGCTGGTGCTGAACGGAAGCTACAATGTTGGCAACTGGGCATTCAATGCCAGTGTGACCCGCTATGGCCAGTTCACCTCTTTCAGCTCGACCAGCTATATCTATGACCAGATCTATGGAGCGGCATGGATCACGGATCTTTCGGCCAGTTATCACCTTGGCGGATGGACATTCACTGCGGGTGCGGACAATGCGATGAATCATTATCCGGATGGCGTAAACAAGATAAACAACTACGGGTCGAACAAGGGCACCATGCCTTACTCGCTGTTCTCGCCCTATGGTTTCAACGGTGGGTATTACTACACCCGCATTGCTTATCGCTGGTAA